The proteins below are encoded in one region of Sminthopsis crassicaudata isolate SCR6 chromosome 1, ASM4859323v1, whole genome shotgun sequence:
- the LOC141539179 gene encoding uncharacterized protein LOC141539179, giving the protein MIHHIPYTRVTGQEHNEFVRSLGLDSDPVGYLRVSSGVTLQEYDKINQIFKPNPDPVKCQKDLMVENSCKSGGYQKAFRQSSTLSELQGIHTVEDTCQKSTTTDHQRIHSTEKPYECCECGKHYARKSLLNRHKQIHTGENLYECTECGKTFSQSYNLIRHQRIHTGEKPYECNECEKAFSESSRLIKHQRIHTGEKPYECKECGKTFNDPSNFIQHQRVHTGEKPYACNACGKAFSDASNLIQHQKIHTGEKPYECNECEKAFSESSRLIKHQRIHTGEKPYKCNECGKTFNDPSNFIQHQRVHTGEKPYACNTCGKTFSDASNLIQHQKIHTGEKPYECGECGKAFILNSSLIRHQRVHTGEKPYRCNECGKAFSQGSSLNKHQRIHTGERPYKCNECGKTFIQSSGLIRHQRSHTGEKPYECNECGKSFSQNSVLIRHQRIHAAKNKESTKWNGLPWEAKYRGE; this is encoded by the coding sequence ATGATCCACCACATACCCTACACAAGGGTGACAGGTCAGGAACATAATGAATTTGTGAGAAGCCTTGGTCTGGACTCAGACCCTGTTGGATATCTCAGAGTTTCTTCAGGAGTGACATTGCAGGAGTATGATAAAATAAATCAGATATTCAAACCAAATCCAGACCCAGTTAAATGCCAGAAAGACCTTATGGTAGAGAACTCCTGTAAATCTGGTGGATATCAGAAAGCATTCAGGCAAAGCTCCACTCTCAGTGAACTACAGGGAATTCATACTGTAGAGGATACCTGTCAGAAGTCTACAACCACTGATCATCAGAGAATTCACTCTACAGAGAAACCCTATGAATGCTGTGAATGTGGTAAACACTATGCCAGAAAGTCTTTGCTTAATAGACATAAacaaattcatactggagaaaaccTTTATGAATGTACtgaatgtgggaaaaccttcAGTCAAAGCTACAACCTCATtagacatcagagaattcacacaggagagaaaccttatgagtgtAACGAATGTGAGAAAGCCTTCAGTGAGAGTTCAAGACTCATTAAACACCAGAGAATTCACacaggagaaaaaccttatgaatgtaaagaatgtgggaaaacctttAATGATCCCTCAAACTTTATTCAACACcagagagttcatactggagagaaaccctatgcATGTAATGCATGTGGGAAAGCTTTTAGTGATGCCTCAAATCTTATTCAACATCAaaaaattcacactggagagaaaccctatgagTGCAATGAATGTGAGAAAGCCTTCAGTGAGAGTTCAAGGCTTATTAAACACCAGAGAATTCATACAGGAGaaaaaccctataaatgtaatgaatgtgggaaaacgtTCAATGATCCGTCaaactttattcagcatcagagagttcatactggagagaaaccctatgcATGTAATACATGTGGAAAAACCTTTAGTGATGCCTCAAATCTTATTCAACATCAaaaaattcacactggagagaaaccctatgaatgtGGTGAATGCGGAAAAGCTTTCATTCTGAATTCATCCCTCATCAGACACCAGAGAgttcacactggagaaaaaccatatagatgtaatgaatgtgggaaagctttcagtCAGGGTTCAAGCCTTAATAAACATCAAAGAATACATACAGGTGAAAGACCCTACAAATGTAATGAATGCGGGAAAACTTTCATCCAGAGTTCAGGCCTCATTCGCCACCAGAGAAGTCACACAGGAGAAaaaccatatgaatgtaatgaatgtgggaaatccTTCAGCCAGAATTCAGTCCTCATTAGACATCAGCGAATTCATGCGGCAAAAAACAAGGAGTCCACAAAATGGAATGGTTTACCTTGGGAGGCAAAGTACAGGGGGGAATAG